A single genomic interval of Flavihumibacter rivuli harbors:
- a CDS encoding 1,4-dihydroxy-6-naphthoate synthase, translating into MKFTLGFSPCPNDTFIFDALVNGKINTHGLSFEVLMEDVQTLNEWALAGKLDFSKISYGVYPLVSGQYRLLESGGALGSGVGPLLIAKTDIPLEKVPDLRIGIPGRNTTAHMLFSMAFPAARNKTFMVFHEIEEAVLHGTVDAGVIIHENRFTYAQKGLHKLIDLGDHWEKVLHCPIPLGGIVAKKTIDPAIVNEVDSLITESIRYSWSQYPGLSDFIRNHAQEMSEEVMRQHINLYVNDYSLALGEKGHQAVGQLIETYHALNS; encoded by the coding sequence ATGAAGTTTACCCTTGGTTTTTCCCCCTGCCCGAACGATACTTTTATCTTCGATGCCCTGGTAAATGGCAAGATCAATACCCATGGACTTTCCTTTGAGGTACTGATGGAAGATGTGCAAACCCTGAACGAATGGGCTTTGGCAGGGAAGCTGGACTTCAGCAAGATCAGCTATGGCGTGTATCCCCTGGTCAGCGGGCAATACAGGCTGCTGGAATCCGGCGGCGCGCTTGGCTCAGGCGTGGGACCGCTGTTAATCGCCAAAACGGATATCCCATTGGAAAAAGTGCCCGATCTGCGTATTGGCATTCCCGGCAGGAACACTACTGCCCATATGCTTTTCTCCATGGCCTTTCCGGCTGCACGCAACAAGACCTTTATGGTGTTTCATGAAATAGAAGAAGCGGTCCTGCATGGTACGGTCGATGCAGGGGTCATCATTCACGAGAACAGGTTTACCTACGCACAGAAAGGCTTACACAAATTGATCGACCTGGGCGACCATTGGGAAAAAGTATTGCATTGCCCTATACCATTAGGGGGCATCGTTGCTAAAAAAACCATTGACCCGGCCATAGTCAATGAGGTGGACAGCCTAATTACAGAAAGCATCCGTTACAGTTGGAGCCAATACCCCGGCCTGTCGGACTTTATACGTAACCATGCACAGGAAATGAGTGAAGAAGTAATGCGGCAACACATCAACTTGTATGTAAACGACTATTCCCTGGCGCTTGGCGAAAAAGGGCACCAGGCCGTTGGGCAATTAATCGAAACTTACCATGCACTGAACAGCTGA
- the mqnB gene encoding futalosine hydrolase, which yields MHCLLVAATPQEIAPFTDHLCTTEKLEHIDFDIDILITGVGSNAATYAITRYLQHKKPDLVIQAGVAGSFDPETPLGSVFAVKQDVFADQGVEEERSFKDIFDLDLQGKNEDPYKKGMLPNPYTNLVKRTRLKKATGITVNEITTNKKRAAHYAEKFKANLESMEGASLHYVCLMEHIPFLQVRAISNYIGERNKKKWKLNDAIQNLNKELIRLLESL from the coding sequence ATGCATTGTTTATTGGTAGCCGCCACCCCCCAGGAAATAGCCCCTTTTACCGACCACCTTTGCACTACGGAAAAACTGGAGCATATCGACTTCGACATCGACATCCTGATCACTGGGGTGGGAAGTAATGCCGCCACCTATGCCATTACCCGTTACCTGCAGCACAAAAAGCCCGACCTGGTCATACAGGCAGGAGTAGCAGGGAGCTTTGACCCCGAAACACCACTGGGATCGGTCTTCGCTGTAAAACAGGATGTATTCGCCGACCAGGGAGTAGAAGAGGAAAGGTCTTTCAAGGACATTTTTGACCTCGACCTGCAGGGCAAGAACGAAGACCCCTACAAGAAAGGGATGCTTCCCAACCCCTACACCAACCTGGTGAAGAGGACCAGGCTGAAAAAAGCCACCGGCATCACCGTTAATGAGATCACCACCAACAAAAAAAGGGCAGCCCATTATGCCGAAAAATTCAAGGCCAACCTGGAATCGATGGAAGGGGCGTCCCTGCACTATGTCTGCCTTATGGAACACATACCCTTTCTCCAGGTCAGGGCCATCTCCAACTACATCGGGGAACGCAATAAGAAGAAGTGGAAACTCAACGATGCCATCCAGAACCTGAACAAAGAACTGATCCGTCTGTTGGAATCACTCTAA